The following nucleotide sequence is from Vitis vinifera cultivar Pinot Noir 40024 chromosome 14, ASM3070453v1.
CTTACCAAGTAAAAGAATGAATCAACACATGATGCTTAAAGCACCAAAATATTTTGTGCAAGAGATTCAAATGTTTAAAGCATGAAACTATTTCATACAACCAATGGACACTAATTTCAGATGAAAACTGCTCCAAAGTTCAAATTCATTGTGCTGATAATAGtggattattattatgaatttagATTTACTTGGTGGCCAATAGGAGAGGatatagaaggaaaaaataaattttaggcaACCATTGTTATATATGTCGGTATAGGTAAATGACATAACCTAGAAATTtctacaattttattttgaatagaaatttattattattttttttttccggtTATCCCAGCTTATCATGACTTTTTTCCTCTAATTTCCATCGTTCTATGAGGGCATGTTATCCAACAAACCTTTTATTGCTATCATTACTTTTGATAATAGTATAGGTAATGATATGCTTACCTGCTTTCTGGATGACCGGTAACATATTTAATCCTCTGCAAAATCAAACGGCATTGATGCTTGTTGACAGAATCAGCCAAGCTATTGCTTCTGAATTCTTCAAGCTCCTTCGTGAGCAACTGTCCTGCTCTAGGGTGACGTGATCCAAGCCTCTGAGCACATAGAAGAATTGCCTGAATATCTTGAAGCCTATTTGCTGTAGTTACAGATGAATCCATGTTGAATAGAACCTTGTGGACATTTGATACAATAATGTTCAGTGGATCTTCAGGATCATCGGCTAGTAGTGGATCCAAACCTTCTAGATCAATATGTTCCCCGATAGCCCAAATAAGGCGGGCACATATCCTTGGATTATTCACCTAACCACACGGGCAAAGATTTAGAATAAGAGAGGAAAATATAGATGAATTTCAGCATTAATTGTACTCAAaatgacaaagaaaaagaaaacagtaAATGCCATGAAATGAtaggggaaaaaaatggaaacaaagaaAACGAAAACCATTCAATTCAATCCCCTAGGAATTCAAATCATCTACTTATCCCTTCACCAATCATCTGTATAAACCAGAAAGATGAAGGATCCCTTTGGATAAAATTCCATGCTTGAATTATGGTCCTTAAAAGTGAAATGTTTGATGAAGTTATTTTCTCCAAGTTTATTGATTCCACTACATTTTATGAGAAGATACATAATTCAGATCACATCAAGTAGGGGAGTTGATGCCATCTTGAGCCTTTTAGCTTTTATTTTGGATCCTTTGGGTattgttttgtctttttttacattttataatCCTTTTAAAGAACAGCCCAACCTTATTGCACCCTTCAGTTTATCTTAATGAATTGTTGTTtctgaaaaaatgaaaatgccaAGGGCACAGAAACAATTCAGCAGGGGAAAAAATGTGAATTCTGTGCAAGTTGATCAAAGAAAACCTCATCTGAACTACTTAGATTCAAATAGAGGTATCCTTTTTGCGATGCTAAAAAGGACAATTTATTGGTCACAATTGATCAATGTTCAGCATGCAATTAGCTTTCCGACTGAATAAAAAACCCGATATAAAAGACAGTGGCACAGCAGTGATGCACTCATGGAAACACAAACTAACTCATTATCCAATTGCTGGATCTCAGGAACTCAGAATAGCATACTTATATTAAAGAAGCTATAACACTGGATATTGGCATGTAAGCATGTTTGCTCCTAACAGTGATGAAATGCAAATTTCTGAATGCAGGATTACTAAAGATTATCAATTTAATCACATAAATGCATTGTCAACATGCTGAGTTATTGAGAAGTATACTGTTTAATCTTTCAAGGAGAACTTACAAACCTCACGAAGATCTTTCACAAGTTCACGTTGCAAATTTTGCAACCTTGTCTCATTCAGTATTTGATCCTGAGAAGCACCATCTTTCACCCTTTTCACCCCTCCCCTGGTATCATAGATGTGGCACAGCCTAACCAACAACTTCAAATAGCAGTCAATGGCATAAATTCGGCCCTCGCAGTCCCATTTGACACAAGGCCTACATACTTCCACCACTTCTAGAGCTGGTTCCGTCCAGTTCAATGCACCATATCCAGTCCCATATGCCAGAGCTCCAATAACTCTGCTCTCTGTACCTGAATTCTTTTGTTCTGGCAGGGGTAGAGATAACTGAAAGCAACTTTCTACCAGTGATGCAACTAACTCTTCTCTAAATAAACTTTTGCTTGTTACACTGTGGAGGTCGTCTTTTATCCTCGCATCCTCAAAAAGTGAAGCAATATCAGTACCTGCAAGAGGTTTCTGCCCTCTTCGCACACTTTCCTTTGCAAAAAGATCAACACAAAGTGCAGTGCGACAAATACAGGCTAAAGCATGCATACGGTCCGATTCTGCTCTCAAGTTTCTCACCATTAGAAGCAACCTTTTAAATAATGAAACCTGAAAGCAGTTAAGTTATATCATCAAATCATGTTTGCAGCTATGCCCTTGAAACAAATAATTAGCACTACAGAAAAGATTTATTGGCATCTTGTATATTGTATCATTTCAATGGTGCATGCAATATTAGCATTTGAGGTTTCAGCTGTGCATTAAGAAGCTGATGAAACCATTAGAAGCAAACATAATACTACTATTTGCTACTCTAAATTATGTGTCCGCAGACATGTATATTGAGTTTTCCGGCAATTTAAACAATAGATTTAAGTAGCAAAAGATGATGATGCATACTTGCATATGAAGATCAAGGAGGTGTAGATTTGTAACAACAGCCCGAACAATGCTTTCTCTAGCAGAAGAGTATTCTTGCCTGTCCCAGAGTGTAAGAATAGCAATAATTGAAGCTGAAGCCCACTCGGGCTTCCCTCCAGGGACATCAGCCAAAGACAACATATTAATTCCCACTTCAAAAATCAAAGCCGGATCCAAGGACGATTCTAAGAATGGCACCAAATGAGTAACCACATCGGAAACTCCCACAAACCTCTCTGCATTCCCTGAATCCACCACATCATTGGCACCCCTGGAAGACCTCGAAAGTTTTCGAATAACCTCAACAGCACCCGAGGCCACGGCCTTGACTGCATATACTATTGGAAACACTGTAGCCTTAAAACTCTCAACTGGCAAAACCAACGACCTCGCCATCAAAGCGTTTCGCTTCTTCCAGGCAAAATCCACCATCGATGAAACCCAATTGGACCGGATCGCAAGCGAATTCTCACTATCCACAAGCTTATCCCCCGCCAACCGGCTCATCCTCTTCGAATCAAACTCCTTAAACAACCTCCCAACCGACTCAAACGCCACCTTTGAAACCGAATCAGCGCGGTCGAGCATGTTCTGCCCGATCCGCGTCCACCAATTAGAGACCCTATCCAACAAATTGACATTGTTTTCGCACAGCGTAACCAGATCGTCCCTCGCGAGAATGCACCCCAGGGTCTCGGTAATAGACAAACGCAAATTATCGCTGGGAGAATCAAAGCAATTAGAAATCTCCTTGTTACAATCCGAGATGAGCTTGCCGAGGCGGTAAGAGGGAATGGAGGCGAGAATGGAGACCGCGGCGGCGGTGACGTCGGGGTCGGGGAAGTCGAGATCAGTGCGAATGCCAGTGCAGACAATCTCCCATAGATCGGCGGTGAGGCGAGTGGCACGTATGAGGCCAAAAGCGAGCTTCTTGCAGACGGCGGAGGCGGGAGAGGCGACGATCTCCTCGACGGCGGATTTGGCGAGAAGGGAGACGTCGCGGCCGGCCGCACACTGCTGGAGGGCTTGGAGGAGGGCGTTGGTTTGGCGGAGAGCGTCGTTGGATCGAAGGTCGGCTTGGATCTGAGCGAACAATATATCCATTGAGAAACACACCTCCGGATCTCAGGATTTGATGTAAACACAAACGAATCAAGTCCTGAGTCGTGAGAATATTAGggttttgaattgaatttcgGCATCATCTCATCGCAGGGAGGATAGAAAGAAAGACGGGGGAAAGAGTACAACTGTTACTTGTTGGGCGATCCAGAGCtgaattttattacaaattcaGTGGGATGTTGAAAATCtctccatttcttttcttatgtGAAATGTAATCATGTTAGAtgctaaaaatgaattttgagatGGTCGGGACTCGAGTTGccaattcatatattttattatttttttatttttgcatggtgTTGTTAATGAAACTTTCCATTTGACCCTataaaacatgacatgatgtaacctattcatttataaatttatttatttataattttttgattttttttattattatatttataataattagttATTTGAACATACACACCTTACATCACTTATATTGTACTAGGAGATACAAGTTATAATTTTTAGTGGAGTGATGAGTTCATGAATCGGGATAATTCATCTGATATTATAGTGCATTACCTCCTAATCGGAGAAATAACTTATCTTAGTCATCGAAATGTTTTCTcatagtgagtgcactagtacAT
It contains:
- the LOC100260972 gene encoding protein TPLATE — protein: MDILFAQIQADLRSNDALRQTNALLQALQQCAAGRDVSLLAKSAVEEIVASPASAVCKKLAFGLIRATRLTADLWEIVCTGIRTDLDFPDPDVTAAAVSILASIPSYRLGKLISDCNKEISNCFDSPSDNLRLSITETLGCILARDDLVTLCENNVNLLDRVSNWWTRIGQNMLDRADSVSKVAFESVGRLFKEFDSKRMSRLAGDKLVDSENSLAIRSNWVSSMVDFAWKKRNALMARSLVLPVESFKATVFPIVYAVKAVASGAVEVIRKLSRSSRGANDVVDSGNAERFVGVSDVVTHLVPFLESSLDPALIFEVGINMLSLADVPGGKPEWASASIIAILTLWDRQEYSSARESIVRAVVTNLHLLDLHMQVSLFKRLLLMVRNLRAESDRMHALACICRTALCVDLFAKESVRRGQKPLAGTDIASLFEDARIKDDLHSVTSKSLFREELVASLVESCFQLSLPLPEQKNSGTESRVIGALAYGTGYGALNWTEPALEVVEVCRPCVKWDCEGRIYAIDCYLKLLVRLCHIYDTRGGVKRVKDGASQDQILNETRLQNLQRELVKDLREVNNPRICARLIWAIGEHIDLEGLDPLLADDPEDPLNIIVSNVHKVLFNMDSSVTTANRLQDIQAILLCAQRLGSRHPRAGQLLTKELEEFRSNSLADSVNKHQCRLILQRIKYVTGHPESRWAGVSETRGDYPFSHHKLTVQFYEASAAQDRKLEGLVHKAILELWRPDPSELTLLLTKGIDSTLLKVPPSAITLTGSSDPCYVEAYHLTDASDGRITLHLKVLNLTELELNRVDIRVGLSGALYFMDGSPQAVRQLRNLVSQDPVLCSVTVGVSHFERCALWVQVLYYPFYGSGVAGDYEGDYTEDDAQIMRQKRSLRPELGEPVILRCQPYKIPLTELLLPHKISPVEYFRLWPSLPAIVEYTGAYTYEGSGFTATAAQQYGASPFLSGLKSLSSKPFHKVCSHILRTVAGFQLCFAAKTWYGGFVGMMIFGASEVSRNVDLGDETTTMMCKFVIRASDASITKEIGSDLQGWLDDLTDGGVEYMPEEEVKVAAVERLRISMERIALLKAAQPPPKPPKSDDEEEEEEGEEEEEVEGEGEDKKKKKKKKKKEKEKENGEEDGKTKGPSTLSKLTAEEVEHRALQAAVLQEWHMLCKARGTKVN